A genomic region of Methanothermobacter thermautotrophicus str. Delta H contains the following coding sequences:
- a CDS encoding C39 family peptidase has protein sequence MRGLYILLLVVLLLAVSVNSSAAADNCTVLEAQGDDVAGALTHNVTVDSEGVVLQTRNYTCGPAALVTVLQRLGVNTTEDELAGLAGTTEDGTTMQGLLEASRAKGVNATGMKLNISELKENMIAYTINDGTGHYTVINGITNDTVKLADPSLGNIEMNIEEFTEIYSGYALVINDPNNPRQVNGTTEQTNNQTDQSNENTSSETINNLTDTTSDVQADNRTLTDEEMQNIKGKKWRHKHWHPWKWRCSYHWHGWYPVRVRAYYGFHIVSYTAQMVRCACTLDADGFDYYYARCKTYGDRYMDWYRRVGYRYAA, from the coding sequence GTGAGAGGTTTGTATATACTGTTGCTGGTCGTGCTCCTCCTCGCGGTGTCTGTTAACTCTTCAGCCGCTGCAGACAACTGTACAGTCCTTGAAGCACAGGGGGATGATGTAGCGGGTGCACTGACCCATAATGTTACAGTGGATTCTGAGGGTGTGGTCCTCCAGACAAGGAACTACACCTGCGGACCCGCAGCACTCGTCACCGTCCTCCAGAGACTCGGAGTGAACACCACAGAGGATGAACTCGCAGGCCTTGCCGGAACAACCGAGGACGGGACCACCATGCAGGGCCTCCTGGAAGCCAGCAGGGCCAAGGGAGTGAACGCAACCGGCATGAAACTAAACATATCTGAACTCAAAGAAAACATGATCGCCTATACCATCAATGACGGCACCGGACACTACACCGTAATAAACGGAATCACCAATGACACGGTCAAACTCGCAGATCCAAGCCTCGGGAACATCGAAATGAATATAGAAGAGTTCACTGAGATCTACAGCGGATATGCACTGGTTATAAATGATCCTAATAATCCAAGACAGGTCAACGGAACCACAGAACAAACAAATAATCAAACAGATCAAAGCAACGAGAACACCTCATCAGAAACCATAAATAACCTGACAGATACCACCTCTGATGTGCAGGCAGACAACAGAACTCTGACTGATGAGGAAATGCAGAACATTAAAGGTAAAAAATGGAGGCATAAACATTGGCATCCATGGAAGTGGCGGTGTTCTTATCATTGGCATGGTTGGTATCCTGTGCGTGTCCGTGCCTATTATGGATTCCATATAGTCTCTTATACAGCCCAAATGGTGCGCTGTGCTTGTACGCTGGATGCTGATGGCTTTGACTATTATTATGCTCGCTGTAAGACCTATGGTGATCGCTATATGGATTGGTATCGGCGCGTGGGATATAGGTATGCGGCATGA
- a CDS encoding cysteine peptidase family C39 domain-containing protein produces MTPEDTINDGTGHYTVINGITNDTVKLADPSLGNIEMNIEEFAEIYSGYALVINDPNNPQVNGTTEQTNNQTDQSNENTSSETINNLTDTASAVKADNRTLTDEEMKNIKGKNWKYRLNQRLKRQGRWKRNAWYNRSFNWWRVYYGGAWVCVAPGYTNHPVGKLFGFLGTVYLGTVGTAHLNEGWWTYT; encoded by the coding sequence ATGACACCAGAAGATACCATCAATGACGGCACCGGACACTACACCGTAATAAACGGAATCACCAATGACACGGTCAAACTCGCAGATCCAAGCCTCGGGAACATCGAAATGAATATAGAAGAGTTCGCTGAGATCTACAGCGGATATGCACTGGTTATAAATGATCCCAATAATCCACAGGTCAACGGAACCACAGAACAAACAAATAATCAAACAGATCAAAGCAACGAGAACACCTCATCAGAAACCATAAATAACCTGACAGATACCGCCTCTGCTGTGAAGGCAGACAACAGAACTCTGACTGATGAGGAAATGAAGAACATTAAAGGTAAAAACTGGAAGTACAGGTTAAATCAAAGGTTAAAGAGACAGGGAAGATGGAAAAGAAATGCATGGTACAACCGAAGCTTTAACTGGTGGAGAGTCTACTATGGAGGTGCCTGGGTCTGTGTAGCACCAGGTTACACAAATCATCCCGTGGGTAAGCTTTTTGGTTTCTTAGGGACAGTTTATCTAGGCACCGTGGGAACAGCGCATCTTAACGAAGGGTGGTGGACATATACCTGA
- the dapF gene encoding diaminopimelate epimerase — MTRMILFSKMHGLGNDYVVIDESAQECIPEDKKPEFVREVCTRGFSVGADGVIFVQPASGEGDIRFRIFNADGSEAEMCGNGIRCFSKFVYDNAIVRKRRLEVETLAGIKTVELEVEDGAVVSSRVDMGTATFKTDQIPMDVEEYEFIDRFLPVEGEDIKLTALSVGNPHAIIFVDDAEGVDLDRLGPAIENHPLFPERINVHFVEVVSPSEIIMVTWERGAGPTMACGTGATASVIAGVKLEKLDDSVLVHLPGGELKIDVYQDGTELGAYMEGDAVMVFDGILLRDP, encoded by the coding sequence ATGACGAGGATGATACTCTTTTCCAAGATGCATGGGCTTGGAAACGACTATGTGGTTATAGATGAGAGCGCCCAGGAGTGCATACCTGAGGATAAGAAGCCAGAGTTTGTAAGGGAGGTATGCACCAGGGGATTCTCTGTGGGTGCGGATGGTGTTATATTTGTCCAGCCTGCATCCGGCGAAGGGGATATCCGCTTCAGGATATTCAATGCTGATGGAAGCGAGGCAGAGATGTGCGGAAACGGTATAAGGTGCTTCTCAAAGTTTGTATATGACAATGCCATAGTGAGGAAGAGGAGACTGGAGGTGGAAACCCTCGCAGGTATCAAGACCGTGGAACTGGAGGTCGAGGATGGTGCAGTGGTCTCATCAAGGGTTGATATGGGCACCGCAACATTCAAAACAGACCAGATACCCATGGATGTTGAGGAATACGAGTTCATAGACAGGTTCCTGCCTGTGGAGGGTGAGGACATTAAGCTCACAGCACTAAGCGTCGGGAATCCACACGCCATAATATTCGTTGATGATGCGGAGGGCGTGGACCTTGACAGGCTTGGACCGGCAATAGAGAACCATCCCCTCTTTCCTGAGAGGATAAATGTCCACTTTGTTGAGGTCGTGAGCCCCTCTGAGATAATCATGGTGACCTGGGAGAGGGGTGCTGGACCCACAATGGCCTGCGGCACCGGGGCCACAGCCAGTGTAATTGCGGGTGTTAAACTTGAAAAACTGGATGACAGTGTCCTGGTGCACCTTCCAGGAGGGGAACTTAAAATAGACGTCTACCAGGACGGCACAGAACTAGGGGCCTACATGGAGGGCGATGCCGTCATGGTATTTGATGGTATACTGCTCCGTGATCCATAA